From one Sphingomonas xanthus genomic stretch:
- the addA gene encoding double-strand break repair helicase AddA — MRRRLKPMPRLQGAQAQASDPSAHAALSASAGTGKTHVLASRVIRLLLRGVPPSSILCLTFTKAGAAEMANRVGERLAHWVRLPDADLAAELAALHEEFGERHVRQARRLFAQVLESPGGGLRIQTIHSFAQALLAAFPAEADIAPGFRPIEGRAEEELARRTLAALLEQAERDGDENLGADISALTLRLGEEGAERYLMACARAPEAMAALGEAADIETRLNLIIGIEDGNANAEIVRRLTDGAIDHGLFARLGDANRRWGRDSGLKIAAHLDAFLDASPDARADMLDSVGSGLVTAAGEPCKARAGQIKADPGYQQWVDQFTDWLVGLRTLVAAANFASIQAAGLRAGQAFAAAYTRAKRAAGVADFNDLIRWTRHLFAQAGMGEWVRYKLDQRTDHVLVDEAQDTNADQWAIVDALAGEFFSGSSEGEGRQRSLFMVGDYKQAIFGFQGTNPREYENFRGRIADKAEAAMRAAIESQVEAREFRNLSIEASFRSSPPVLDVVDAVIAEVGFAEMGLPEPPNLHAAHHRSRPGCVELWAPFGAEGDQSDLDSGEEAWINEPARLYADALARQVGKWLAEAPPVASTGRPLCAGDILILVRSRGELASLIVARLYAHGVPVAGIDRLHLHKPLAVRDLLSTIKFAVQPLDDLNLAGLLVSPLIGWDQDQLYELAQGRSGKLWPELATKRERYPHWQQAHAILSEWLAMAEYVPPALFLETILSGPLQGRSKLIRRLGEAARDPIEELVSSAMMFEREEIASLDAFLAWFGQGEVEVKRDPAAPVNAVRVMTVHGAKGLEAPLVVLADATHDPDKVGGVSSMMTMEVPGAGPVPLLRPRKAERSPLFHDLVEAAKRSDAEEHWRLAYVGLTRSAERLVVAGVKPSRGVPPRSWHAATARAMAGLGAASFHLEGWGDGLRWEGAAAPAVSTRRRREPIPPIAVPDLLRCDAPDEERPSRPLAPSQLAEDKEAMPPPSPAMRFAAERGNLLHALFERLPATLGADRRELALRWLGQRGVEGETALEIVEAACSLIDDPRFASLFGPGSLGEAPIAATLADGRVVAGTVDRLCIGEEVVRVIDFKTGRAVPRDEADIPQGHRLQMDAYAQALAVIFPGRRIEASLLYTSGPRLFKLTG, encoded by the coding sequence GTGCGCCGCCGCCTGAAACCGATGCCAAGATTGCAGGGCGCCCAGGCCCAGGCGTCGGATCCCTCCGCCCATGCTGCGCTGTCCGCTTCGGCTGGAACCGGCAAGACGCATGTGCTGGCGTCGCGGGTGATCCGATTGTTGCTGCGCGGCGTGCCGCCATCGTCGATCCTGTGCCTGACCTTCACCAAGGCCGGGGCCGCAGAAATGGCCAACCGCGTGGGCGAGCGGCTTGCCCATTGGGTGCGATTGCCGGACGCCGATCTGGCCGCGGAGCTCGCCGCGCTCCACGAGGAATTTGGCGAGCGCCATGTCAGGCAGGCGCGGCGGCTGTTCGCGCAGGTGCTGGAGTCGCCGGGCGGTGGCCTTCGCATTCAGACGATTCATAGTTTTGCGCAGGCGCTTCTCGCGGCTTTTCCCGCCGAAGCCGACATCGCCCCCGGTTTTCGCCCGATCGAGGGGCGCGCAGAGGAAGAACTGGCTCGCAGGACGCTGGCGGCATTGCTCGAACAGGCCGAGCGGGACGGTGATGAAAATCTCGGCGCTGACATCTCCGCGCTCACCCTGCGCCTGGGCGAGGAAGGAGCGGAGCGCTACCTGATGGCCTGTGCCCGCGCTCCCGAGGCGATGGCCGCGCTGGGGGAAGCGGCGGACATCGAGACGCGCCTGAACCTGATCATCGGGATCGAGGATGGAAACGCCAACGCCGAGATCGTGCGGCGGCTGACCGACGGGGCGATCGATCATGGCCTATTCGCGCGGCTGGGCGATGCCAATCGCCGCTGGGGGCGCGATTCGGGCCTGAAGATCGCGGCCCACTTGGACGCGTTTCTCGATGCCTCGCCTGATGCGCGGGCCGACATGCTGGACAGCGTCGGATCCGGCCTAGTTACCGCCGCCGGCGAACCGTGCAAGGCAAGGGCCGGACAGATCAAGGCTGACCCCGGCTATCAGCAGTGGGTCGACCAGTTCACCGATTGGCTGGTTGGTCTTCGCACCTTGGTCGCCGCTGCGAATTTCGCGAGCATCCAGGCCGCAGGACTTCGCGCGGGACAGGCTTTCGCGGCTGCCTATACGCGCGCAAAGCGCGCCGCCGGCGTCGCCGACTTCAACGACCTGATCCGCTGGACCCGCCACCTGTTCGCCCAGGCAGGGATGGGCGAATGGGTACGCTACAAGCTCGATCAGCGCACCGATCATGTGCTGGTCGACGAAGCGCAGGATACCAATGCCGACCAATGGGCGATCGTTGACGCGCTCGCCGGGGAGTTCTTCAGCGGCTCCTCCGAAGGCGAAGGGCGACAGCGCAGCCTGTTTATGGTCGGAGATTACAAGCAGGCAATCTTCGGCTTCCAGGGCACCAATCCCCGCGAATATGAGAACTTCCGAGGGCGGATCGCGGACAAGGCCGAAGCGGCGATGCGCGCCGCAATCGAGTCCCAGGTGGAAGCCCGCGAATTCCGCAACCTGTCGATCGAGGCCAGTTTTCGCAGTTCGCCACCGGTGCTGGACGTGGTCGACGCGGTCATCGCCGAGGTCGGTTTCGCCGAGATGGGACTACCCGAACCACCCAATCTGCACGCGGCGCACCATCGGTCACGGCCGGGCTGCGTGGAACTGTGGGCGCCGTTCGGCGCCGAGGGCGACCAGTCCGACCTGGACTCCGGGGAAGAGGCCTGGATAAACGAGCCGGCTCGACTCTACGCAGATGCGCTCGCGCGGCAGGTCGGGAAGTGGCTGGCCGAGGCGCCGCCCGTAGCGTCCACCGGGCGACCGCTGTGCGCGGGGGACATATTAATCCTCGTCCGCAGCCGCGGGGAGCTGGCGTCGCTGATCGTCGCCCGGCTCTACGCCCATGGCGTTCCCGTCGCGGGTATCGACCGGCTTCATCTTCACAAACCGCTGGCGGTGAGGGACCTGCTCTCGACGATCAAATTCGCCGTCCAGCCGCTCGATGACCTCAATCTTGCAGGTTTGCTGGTTTCGCCGCTGATCGGCTGGGATCAGGACCAGCTCTACGAGCTTGCCCAAGGGCGCAGCGGCAAGCTGTGGCCGGAGCTTGCGACGAAGCGCGAGCGCTATCCCCATTGGCAGCAGGCCCACGCGATCCTTTCCGAATGGCTGGCGATGGCGGAATATGTGCCGCCCGCGCTTTTCCTCGAAACGATCCTGTCCGGCCCGCTGCAAGGGCGAAGCAAGCTGATCCGCCGACTTGGGGAGGCAGCTCGCGACCCGATCGAGGAGCTGGTGAGCAGCGCGATGATGTTCGAGCGCGAGGAAATAGCCTCGCTCGACGCTTTCTTGGCCTGGTTTGGGCAGGGCGAGGTCGAAGTGAAGCGTGATCCTGCAGCGCCGGTCAACGCCGTTCGCGTGATGACCGTCCACGGCGCCAAGGGTCTCGAGGCTCCGCTGGTGGTGCTGGCTGATGCGACTCACGACCCGGACAAGGTTGGCGGCGTATCATCGATGATGACGATGGAGGTCCCGGGAGCTGGCCCGGTGCCCTTGCTTAGACCGCGCAAGGCCGAGCGATCGCCGCTGTTCCATGACCTTGTTGAGGCCGCAAAACGGAGCGATGCCGAGGAACATTGGCGACTTGCCTATGTCGGGCTGACCCGCTCCGCCGAGCGGCTGGTCGTCGCCGGGGTCAAGCCGAGCCGCGGCGTCCCGCCGAGGAGCTGGCATGCCGCTACGGCGCGCGCGATGGCTGGGCTTGGCGCCGCCAGCTTCCACCTCGAAGGCTGGGGCGACGGGTTGCGCTGGGAAGGCGCTGCCGCGCCCGCTGTCAGCACGCGGCGCCGAAGGGAGCCGATCCCGCCAATCGCGGTCCCCGACCTGCTTCGCTGCGACGCGCCCGACGAGGAGCGGCCGTCGCGCCCGCTCGCGCCGTCGCAACTCGCCGAGGACAAGGAGGCCATGCCACCGCCGTCGCCGGCGATGCGTTTTGCCGCTGAGCGCGGCAACCTGCTGCATGCATTGTTCGAGCGGTTGCCCGCGACTCTGGGTGCCGATCGGCGCGAGCTTGCCCTTCGCTGGCTCGGCCAGCGGGGTGTGGAGGGCGAAACCGCGCTGGAGATCGTAGAGGCCGCCTGTTCGTTGATCGATGATCCGCGGTTCGCCAGCCTGTTCGGCCCGGGTTCCCTCGGCGAAGCACCGATTGCCGCGACACTTGCCGATGGGCGGGTGGTTGCCGGGACGGTCGACCGCCTGTGTATCGGCGAAGAAGTGGTCCGGGTGATCGACTTCAAGACCGGGCGCGCGGTGCCACGGGATGAAGCGGATATTCCGCAAGGGCATCGGCTGCAAATGGACGCTTATGCCCAGGCCCTAGCGGTGATCTTCCCCGGCAGGCGGATCGAAGCCTCGCTGCTCTATACCTCCGGTCCGAGGCTGTTCAAGCTGACCGGTTGA
- the addB gene encoding double-strand break repair protein AddB, protein MADGGLFDRRTPGEPLAYSIPAHRSFADALVNGLLKALGRDAQVLASGRILLPNNRAVRTVTEAFVRASGGGLVLPRLLAIGDPELGERSGGALDPLDFADEIAPAIEPLERQLLLARLLRAEGEGAAEAMRLAAEVARTMDALAIEEVPAAALTDAVAGNDELAAHWLKAIARFRLLLERWPSLMAERSLMSLAERRGLQFRSLARRWRERGPAGFTIAAGVTTAAPAVAELLAQVSRLPEGAVILPALADQRSMPDEQWDQLGPDEEGRSAPTHPQFHLKQLLARIGINRAEVRPWIGAGRASSTSARGRAVIQAMASPRFTDRWVALPPAERRLTGIRIAEFPDPASEAQGIAIALREALERPGKTAALVTPDRQLASRVSAHLKRWGIEADDSAGQPLSATPAGTLLLATAAAVVERFSPVRLLAMLKHPRVGGEGEHRRRWLDDVRAIDLGLRGPRPNAGIKGLDEHFAEAHEVPRAAWHRIRPAVEALDRPVGTLDLVALAALLRESVHSLAGDQAWSGPDGRAAAELLGGLERSSDGAKIGVAPGDVLPLLGQLMDGVIVRRPYGGHPRIFIWGLLEARLQQADLMVLGGMNEGVWPSLPPPDPWLAPQIRQTLGLPGLEFRTGLAAHDFMSALGAPRVLLTRSRRDSRSPTIASRLWLRLQAMTGGMTRDQRLERLAQALDASDKVEPAGRPAPRPPIEVRPRRIAVTDLDRLKADPFAFYAKAILDLRALDPVDAEHHAAWKGTAVHTVLESWFKGDGCDPERLAGRAQAMIADERIHPMLRALWSPRLMESIEWIAAETASDLAAGRTPVLAEEKGEAEVAGILLYGKVDRIDRLGDGRLAIVDYKTGQAPKPKAVAEGFALQLGLLSLIARGGGFGAVKGEAGAHEYWSLAKKNGKFGYRQSPDDGDPSAFVDSAYRHFAATVSAYLLGSEPFTAKLDPAYAPYEDYDQLMRLEEWYGRD, encoded by the coding sequence TCAATGGCCTGTTGAAGGCGCTTGGGCGTGACGCGCAGGTGCTTGCGTCCGGCCGAATCTTGCTGCCCAACAATCGCGCCGTAAGGACGGTTACCGAAGCCTTCGTTCGCGCCAGTGGGGGTGGCTTGGTCCTGCCGAGGTTGCTTGCGATCGGCGATCCCGAGCTTGGCGAACGTAGCGGGGGAGCGCTTGACCCGCTCGACTTTGCCGACGAGATCGCCCCCGCAATCGAGCCGCTGGAGCGGCAATTGCTGCTGGCGCGGTTGCTGCGCGCAGAGGGGGAGGGGGCGGCCGAGGCGATGCGGCTCGCCGCCGAAGTGGCCCGGACGATGGACGCCTTGGCGATCGAAGAGGTGCCCGCCGCGGCGCTTACCGACGCAGTGGCTGGAAATGACGAGCTTGCCGCCCATTGGCTGAAGGCGATCGCGCGCTTCCGTCTGCTGCTTGAGCGATGGCCATCGCTGATGGCGGAGCGCAGCCTGATGTCGCTTGCGGAACGGCGGGGGCTGCAGTTTCGCTCGCTGGCCCGGCGTTGGCGCGAGCGGGGCCCTGCCGGCTTCACCATTGCCGCAGGCGTGACCACCGCCGCGCCTGCCGTAGCAGAGCTGCTGGCGCAGGTTTCGCGGCTTCCCGAGGGCGCGGTTATTTTGCCCGCGCTCGCCGATCAGCGGTCTATGCCCGATGAGCAATGGGATCAGCTCGGTCCCGACGAGGAGGGTCGGAGCGCGCCGACCCATCCGCAATTCCACCTGAAGCAGCTGCTAGCGCGGATCGGGATCAATCGCGCGGAGGTTCGGCCTTGGATCGGCGCCGGTCGCGCCTCGTCGACATCAGCGCGCGGGCGAGCGGTGATACAGGCCATGGCTTCGCCCCGGTTCACCGACCGCTGGGTGGCCTTGCCGCCGGCCGAAAGGCGCCTGACCGGGATCAGGATTGCCGAATTCCCAGACCCGGCGAGCGAGGCGCAAGGCATTGCCATTGCGCTCCGGGAAGCGCTCGAGCGGCCGGGCAAGACAGCCGCGTTGGTTACTCCCGACCGTCAGTTGGCATCCAGGGTGTCGGCCCATCTCAAGCGCTGGGGGATCGAGGCCGACGACAGTGCCGGGCAACCGCTTTCGGCGACCCCCGCAGGCACATTGCTGCTGGCGACTGCGGCCGCGGTCGTCGAGCGATTCTCGCCGGTTCGGTTGCTTGCGATGCTCAAGCATCCGCGCGTCGGCGGCGAAGGGGAGCATCGCCGCCGCTGGCTCGACGATGTGCGGGCGATCGACCTTGGGCTGCGTGGCCCGCGGCCCAATGCCGGAATCAAGGGACTCGATGAGCATTTTGCTGAGGCGCACGAGGTGCCAAGGGCCGCTTGGCACCGAATCCGTCCGGCTGTCGAAGCACTCGACCGGCCGGTTGGGACTTTGGACCTGGTGGCGCTGGCCGCGCTGCTTCGTGAAAGCGTCCATAGCTTGGCCGGCGACCAGGCCTGGAGCGGCCCTGACGGGCGCGCCGCAGCGGAATTGCTCGGCGGGCTCGAGCGTTCATCCGACGGAGCGAAGATCGGGGTCGCTCCCGGGGATGTGTTGCCGCTCCTGGGCCAGTTGATGGACGGTGTGATCGTCCGGCGGCCTTATGGCGGTCACCCGCGCATCTTCATCTGGGGTCTGCTGGAAGCCCGGCTTCAGCAAGCCGATCTGATGGTGCTCGGTGGGATGAATGAGGGCGTCTGGCCTTCGCTTCCGCCGCCGGACCCATGGCTGGCCCCACAGATACGGCAGACGCTGGGGCTTCCAGGGCTTGAATTTCGAACCGGCCTGGCGGCGCATGATTTCATGAGCGCGCTCGGTGCGCCGCGCGTGCTGTTGACCCGTTCGCGGCGCGACAGCCGCTCGCCGACCATCGCCTCGCGCCTGTGGCTTCGCCTCCAGGCAATGACCGGGGGAATGACCCGCGACCAGCGGTTGGAGCGGTTGGCGCAGGCACTGGATGCGTCGGACAAGGTCGAGCCTGCCGGCCGCCCGGCGCCAAGGCCGCCGATCGAGGTACGGCCACGGCGGATCGCAGTAACAGACCTCGACCGTCTGAAGGCCGATCCCTTCGCCTTCTATGCCAAGGCCATCCTCGACCTTCGCGCACTAGACCCGGTCGATGCCGAACATCATGCGGCCTGGAAGGGAACTGCGGTCCACACGGTGCTGGAAAGCTGGTTCAAGGGAGACGGATGCGATCCCGAACGATTGGCGGGACGGGCCCAGGCGATGATCGCGGACGAGCGAATCCATCCGATGCTCCGCGCCCTATGGTCGCCGCGGCTGATGGAATCGATCGAGTGGATCGCGGCGGAAACCGCAAGCGACCTCGCGGCGGGTCGCACACCCGTGCTTGCCGAGGAAAAGGGCGAGGCGGAGGTGGCGGGGATCCTGCTGTATGGCAAGGTCGACCGGATCGACCGTCTCGGCGATGGCCGCCTGGCGATCGTCGATTACAAGACCGGGCAGGCGCCCAAGCCCAAGGCCGTCGCCGAAGGTTTCGCGCTGCAGCTTGGCCTGTTGTCGCTAATCGCGCGCGGCGGCGGCTTCGGCGCGGTCAAGGGCGAAGCCGGTGCGCATGAATATTGGTCGCTGGCGAAGAAGAACGGCAAGTTCGGTTATCGTCAGTCACCCGACGACGGCGATCCCTCGGCATTTGTGGACAGTGCCTATCGCCACTTCGCGGCGACCGTTTCGGCTTATTTGCTGGGAAGCGAACCCTTCACCGCCAAACTCGACCCGGCCTACGCCCCCTATGAGGATTACGACCAGCTCATGCGTCTAGAGGAATGGTATGGCCGCGATTGA